TCTCATCAATAGTATCCCGatatattgaaatgaaaaaaatcacttggcaGTAACAGTTTGTcgattattgttttttaatttttctcttttagttcctTTCTATGACATGTCTTGAGGATAATAGACATACCAATTTCAGTTAAACTCCATTATAGAGAGCAGTTATCCTGGAATATAGTTGACGTATATGAGTACTGTGTGCCTTAGAATCACTAGTTGGCTCTTAGAGAACTGTGATAATCTTTAATTGATAAAGACTTCTGCAGAGTTGCATGTGTAAGACTTGAGTTGGAAGATGAATGGACCAGCACTCTGTGACTTCCTTTAACCCAGGGATGTATCAGTTAAATAGAAGATGCCACTAGAAGTAaagtttcagtttttcttttttagctttttagaATGCCAGCTAAGCCAtaagttgggttttttgtttttgtttttgtttttttggtatattGGCCACCCCTGGTGCTGGCTACAGAGTATACACTGTAAGTTtagtaaaaaaatgtttctgctaAAGTTGGGTTGTACCAATTACTCCACACTTATTTTGTATAATGATCAAATATATAATAAGGAAGTAGTCGTTAGAATGCATGCtgtatttggggcacctgggggactcaatcagttaagcatttcaactcaggtcatgatgtcagggtcctgggatctagcccctgagcccccaagcaagcttcccactcagcagagaatctgcttgtttccttctccctctgtactcCCCACTGTGCTTTTGTGCACGTGCtgtctctcttgcaaataaataaatctaaaaaaaaaaaaaaatgcatgctatATTCTTAGGTTTTGTTAGTATACTTAATAgtttaacatttagaaataaagataaactAAAACTTAATTATATCTGAACTATCTTCCTGGACATTATAATCAAGTTTCAGTGGATGAATTTAAATGTGGCCTGAGGCACCATGGCAATGCAAAGGAAAAACCCatccaaatatttattctcataatATAGAGGATGTATGAAATTCCTTACTGGATAATCATTataccaaaattaatttttaagtactcATGGTTCTAATGAGATGTACtgatttattttctgtcattcaCTGTGTAACTCTTTTCTCCAACATCTGCCTGCAGTAAGAAAACTGTTAGGATGCCCATGGTAGCACGGAGGCTGAGAGATCCTGACATAAACCCTTGCTTGTTGGTAAGGTGGTTTGCTTTCACTTTTCATGAGTATTAACTTGGAAAAACAGGCTTGTTCTATTTTTGTGGGCATCTGTTTTCTGCAGTTCTTGAATAAAGTTATTTCTATTCAAAAAATATTCCTGGCCAGTGTATCCTTATTTCACTAGAGCATTTTTTAGGTATTGATAATTTAGCTAACAAAGATCCATCCCTTCTAGGTTTGCATTTACATAATGTGCAAGCATTTACTTGCTGCTATAGTATCAGACAGACATATGTAAACACCAAGGAAAATGTTTAGTCCAAAAGTAGAAAGTTGCACAGCATATTTTCAACTGCCACTGAAATTTATGTGTTAATGGCAATAATTTCATCTTGTCCTTGAGAGAGCCTGGCTGCAATAAGGGGTATCATAGAATTTGCCTATTTAAAGCCTGAAGGTTTCTACGAAGGTATCTCATGCACAAAATGTTTTGCGGTAGTAATAAGGTTTTATTGGCATTTCTTTGGTATGACTAGCAATACAGACTTGTGGCTTTGTCACCCTGGAATAAATGCAGTCATCAGACTGTGCTCTTCCCTGAAGCTACATGCATTTTCCAAATATGCACATTCGTTAAATATTTGTCATAGAAATTTAGCTTTGTTTCATATGTTAGATCTGTTTTCAACAGCTTTATTAAGTCTCTGTAAAATAGACCGTGTTTCTTAGATCTGTGAAGCAAATTACCTACCCCTTTAAAGCTTTCCTTTAGATGACCTCTCAGAATCATACTTTTCACTTTGAAGTTTGTTATCCAATCTACTTTCCGTTTAGACAGCTTAATTTTAATTCCCCAATGGCTCCTACCTTCctttgaactcacagccctgtgTTGCTCACTTAGGTTTTGAAGTCATATTAATGATATCTATTAAAACTGCGTACATAATAGTATATGTACTTATGTAATGGAGGGAGAGATAGCCAAAAATACATTTAGATGAGTGGTGTTAATTTAAGTTGCCTTGATGTAGACCAGTTATTAGTGACTTACTTAGGATCTTGAAACCAGCTTAACATCAAACAGTCAAGTCAAAGTGAGAACTTGGAAAAGCAGGACAGCTGCGCTCTGCGTCAGGAGACTGGGTTTTGATTCTCCCTGTGCAGTAGTGATTTTCAGCACCCTGCACCTTGCCTCAGCTTCTTTGTTAAATGCTTACTGGGATAAATGATCTCAGTCACTGCTCCAGCTCAAGTTCCCATGATCAGATATTCAGAAAACTGACCCAGACTATGAAAAGGAAGATGTCTGCTCTGGGCAGAAGGAGTGCTGGGATGGTTGGAAAGATAATTCAGTTTCTgttcattatatattcattaaaacaaaCTGAAGGGAATGCTTTGGGGGAAGTGGCTTTAGAAGTTTGGAGTTTTGGGGTTTTAAGATCCCATTCCACTCTCTTAAATGATGCCTATCTTACATCTTGAAGGAATCTGATGCTTCTACCAGATGTATGGATGAAAATAACTATGACAGGGAAAGGTGTTCCACTTACTTCTTGAAGTACAAAAACTGCCGGAAATTTTGGGTAAGCCTCACTTGGTTGGCTTTGTGTTAAAACTCATCTCTTAGGCTTGAAACTGAAGCCCAAACTGAGTCAGTACCCACAATCCCTTCGTAGTGATGAGTAGTGATGACTGGCGAAACTTAACTGTTTGACCCTCCTCTTGTGTGTCCTGAAGGATCCTTGAGAGCTCTTATtggctccctccccctgcttcccctccctcctccaggctGTAAGAATGCCGTTCTCCTATAGGTGGGTCTTCCTATGCATATTTAAGAGCTGCAGCCCTAAAATAATAACCTTGTTATAACTTTAGTTCTCCTGGAGATGAACAGAATGGATAGCTTGCTCTGTCATAACCATTTTAGGCTTCCGTTTCTGCCTTCTCCTTTCCCACCACCACCCTTGGTTGGTAAAAAGGTGCCATTTTTAGATGCTGGTatatggtttctgtttctttgagcACTGGATCCAGctacttcctttcccttttctataTTAACTGTTGCTTTCACATAGCAATTACTTAGTAGAGCCTCTTGATGGACCACACTTTTGTGCTCTTATACTTAAAAGTATATTCCCTTCCCAATTAGCATCAATGTATTCTTAGGGGAATAATCACTTCTGTTTAATTGTTAGTTTGAAAACATTATCTGAAGTACTAGAATTAGTTTTTTGGCTCTTCTTTACGCTTgatttttagaatttcctttttgaGGTGGCCAATTACTGGCAAATGATGAGCACTTAGTATATGATTgattttggtttcttcttctttttatacCTTCATGCAGAATTCTGTCATGgtccagagaagacagaaaggagTGAAGCCATCTATGCCTACAGCAGCAGAAAGAGACGAGATCTTGGGGGCAATGGGAAAGATGCCTTACTGactgcattaaaatttttaatttagaagcagatgaatattttaaacaaatgattacTGTAATCTTTTAACACTTTCTAGGCCTTACCCAGACAGATCTTAAATTCTCTAAAGAGAGATTAGGTTAGCCCTGTGTCCTCTGTGTTTGCTCTCAGTGCCATGACGATTGTCTGGCATGGCTGGCTGTGCCATGCTGCTGAGTTCACATTACTTCCTGAAGGTAGGGAGCATTAGAAAAGGTCTGGACACAAGGAGGGGAGCTTTTTTGCTGGGTAATGAACGAAGGTAATGAACACTGGCCATGAAAGGAAGGTGGTGTTCCCAAGGATGGGAAATGATGCCAGCAACAACATAGTGGAAAGGAAGCTCAAGATAACTTTGGAGACCGGTCTGTAGACTGTCTTACCTAGAGTTTAAGGTGGTCGATGGAATGGCAGAACAGAAACTGGGAAGGTAAGTTGAGAGTGGATGTGTGGTGGCCCTCAAATCTCAGGCTCGGTACAAAGTAAGACCTCTAACCTCACTCCCTTATCTTTGTTTATATAAGGTTAGCACGCTGACTGGGTAGGGAAGCAGGGATGCAGGAGGATTATCTTAAATAAATGGCATGCAAAAgaactggttttcttttctttttttttttttttttaggcaaagGCTTAGTTAAAGGATTCTGTGACTAAAATCCATATATATTGGATAACCTGAAAGCATGGTCTTCCTGCAGCACAGTAATGGAAAAAAAGGGCGATTCTCTTAGAAATGGGGATTTCTATTCGCTGGAAGAGATGGGCAAGGAAGGGTATGGGGGTTCATAGGTGATACACTGGGATGAGACTGGAGCTTCAATTCATTTTATGCTATAAACAAGAATATTCAGTATAGTGACTGAGGTGGGTTGTGTGGCAGCTCTCATAGCCACTACCTTTTAACGCAGTTTATCATATACTGAACAGTTTTATAACattatttaataaagtttaaCATTTACTAAAAAATCAACGAAAGAAATAGCCTGTGTCCCTTCTGTTTTTCTGGTGCTGGATCAAGTGTATTATTTTAAAGGCTGCTGACAACAAACTATCTATCTCGTTGGTCTTTGTCCAAAACCCGGGTCAGATGTTTTTAAGCCATATGACCCTGATTGTTAAATGTGATTCTATTTGAATAAAAGATGGATTGTTTGAGAAATTCCTTGATTTGTATTGATTGCTCTAAAAGTGATGGATTAAAATAGGAACTGACAAGAAACTAATACTTGTGTGACAAGCATTTCAGTATCTAAGAGTGCTGTTTAAGGGTTTGGAATTTTAATGTCGCTTCTTTAAATGCACATACCAATGTCAACATTGCTCCCAGAGATATTTGTCCTGgcctacctcttttttttttttaatagcaactttattgagatacaattcagaTACCGTATAAAttatccatttaaagtgtaca
Above is a window of Canis lupus familiaris isolate Mischka breed German Shepherd chromosome 29, alternate assembly UU_Cfam_GSD_1.0, whole genome shotgun sequence DNA encoding:
- the CHCHD7 gene encoding coiled-coil-helix-coiled-coil-helix domain-containing protein 7, whose protein sequence is MPMVARRLRDPDINPCLLESDASTRCMDENNYDRERCSTYFLKYKNCRKFWNSVMVQRRQKGVKPSMPTAAERDEILGAMGKMPY